In a single window of the Gemmatimonas sp. genome:
- a CDS encoding CsgG/HfaB family protein → MPTALRVLLLAFGLAPLSLAPGTTSSIPTSPAAARKTVAVLTFDNNTGKSDYDHLGKGMAAMMTTDLAAVNDIQLLERERLADVTKEIDQQRSRYFDSTTAVKVGRLSGAQYIVIGSIAAVNPQLRIDTRIIRVETGAIVKTANVTGKEEKFFELQKKLARQLVKDLDIALTPEDEARLDARQESNRVDDLDAVVKLSNAMSMADAGDYGGATLKIAPVVAKYPNSTFVKITADEIKKRAAQSSKEKAKNGINTGINKLIKRKWPPAN, encoded by the coding sequence ATGCCTACTGCCCTGCGCGTCCTGCTGTTGGCCTTCGGCCTGGCTCCGCTGTCTCTCGCTCCCGGCACGACGTCGTCAATACCGACATCGCCTGCGGCTGCCCGCAAGACCGTTGCGGTGCTCACGTTCGACAACAACACCGGCAAGTCGGATTACGATCACCTTGGCAAGGGCATGGCAGCCATGATGACGACCGATCTCGCGGCGGTGAATGACATTCAGCTGTTGGAGCGGGAGCGTCTCGCCGACGTCACCAAGGAGATCGATCAGCAGCGCTCGCGCTATTTCGATTCGACCACGGCCGTGAAAGTGGGACGACTGTCGGGCGCGCAATACATCGTGATCGGTTCGATCGCCGCCGTGAATCCGCAGTTGCGCATTGACACGCGCATCATTCGCGTGGAAACCGGCGCCATCGTGAAGACCGCGAATGTGACTGGCAAGGAAGAGAAGTTCTTCGAGCTGCAGAAGAAACTGGCGCGACAACTGGTGAAGGATCTCGACATTGCCCTCACACCGGAAGATGAGGCCAGGCTCGATGCGCGACAGGAATCCAATCGCGTGGACGATCTCGACGCCGTCGTGAAGCTGTCGAACGCGATGAGCATGGCCGACGCCGGTGATTACGGCGGGGCCACGCTCAAGATCGCGCCGGTCGTCGCGAAGTATCCCAACAGCACCTTCGTAAAAATCACCGCCGACGAGATCAAGAAGCGGGCGGCGCAGAGTTCGAAGGAAAAGGCCAAGAACGGCATCAACACCGGCATCAACAAGCTGATCAAGCGGAAGTGGCCGCCCGCGAACTAG
- a CDS encoding ATP-binding protein, with protein sequence MNRGAIGPAKSLLFALAMAGVTPNARAQPSPSFAAVIPAAAELRMIAERRFDRSSGLRSSTVYAMDVDTRGQPWLGAEDGVYAYAGGTWRREPLPPEFADQQVRSLLFSSDHSRWMGTRRGILRSRSGVPLQRFSEADGLPGPVIYSLAETRAIDGTSRVVAGTSNGVAYFDGVKFVRLTLPAGIAPLGLMVTATTGADSIPELWVASSLGGVARYRAGVWTAFTAREGLDSPDAQYLTAAPGAPGARVFVAGVGGVYALDVTEQRFVRLAGSPNRANRVEAVPSASGGLTLWAGTTDGQLYERRGDAEWRAIPSSISERRGTVTLLRAVPRHAGGAAVYISARGGHLSRLSIGVAGTVDLQAGGYEEQLVSVLAVPGAGGRDDVWMGSSRSGLMHVTSNGRIERLLRPNGTSYGTVREIGFSSLEPALPRGATPSLVAERLIFVADGRVFARRDRSIAAIGDGLDDRIVHRVRRLTLPDGRNALVAGTDRGLFEWNGTRWTPSSLPVVGSVTGLASGDVKGMPVVYAGGAHVVYRLTTSGRVVERIPDVGARALGTGVVSEICRLPVGASSHLFALDSERGVFWRHEDAGGVWSLLPSRLLSLTNSLGPTSMRCGQNGLLLISTLTGLITLEVTKPDTALWRVATQVSESDGLPSSEVSSVSIGGSPNVAWVGTSAGLGVVDLTAARRQLPARLELRATAGATGRELSDDLDLDPDENDLHVEPMLFTYHREEETRYRVRLHRRSAFFGAGGDVDGGGGDSIGIAESVADARRSVWLDAPNRYYLDLESGDYVLEAWAYDWAGREYGPVRRSFSVRAPVWRTWYAIGLYAALAVLLVIAAFRWRVNVIRSNGLRLLESERRLRDSERKFRTIFDRAMDAQLLVDDGRVVTGNGMAATLFGVSMPEQLQNRPLDELLSLPPSKEVGTPPPQEFTVRRGDADVPVQCTVTAVPNEGGLLRHLVIRDLSLVRQAEAEKAWFEAQIREAQKLESLGTLAGGVAHDFNNLLGVIRGNAELAKSALRKGRSNEENLGAILDASDRARDVVRQILTFSRRSTPTREYVNLSRLVLDLQPLLRRMIPRTVTLVIEGAEHSQLMMGDPTQLQQLLLNLVSNAEYAMRDKTDGVLTITLSSRIVPESSPAPHGSVVVLQVRDTGDGMSADVRHRIFEPFFTTKPTGEGTGLGMAVLHGIVVSHLGRADVMSEIGQGTTFELLFPRAIIEGLWDEEVDEAEMITEFDAEDEMSTEAYGSAMEADENDVLEQSPYAGACLVVVDDEPGVSRVVERALQHYGHVVHVFSQPEAALTFIQGQPSAVDLLITDQTMPVMTGDMLAEAVHTLRPDMPVLILTGFSHRLTPERIAASRAHAVLLKPVALDDLRKSVDDALASVRG encoded by the coding sequence GTGAACCGTGGCGCCATCGGACCTGCCAAGTCGCTGCTGTTCGCGCTCGCGATGGCGGGGGTAACGCCGAACGCCCGTGCACAGCCATCGCCATCGTTCGCCGCCGTGATTCCGGCCGCCGCCGAGTTGCGCATGATCGCCGAGCGTCGGTTCGATCGCAGCTCGGGTCTGCGTAGTTCGACGGTGTACGCCATGGACGTCGACACCCGTGGCCAACCGTGGCTTGGGGCCGAGGACGGTGTGTACGCGTATGCTGGCGGCACGTGGCGGCGCGAACCCCTGCCACCGGAGTTCGCCGACCAGCAAGTGCGGTCATTGCTCTTCAGTTCCGATCACTCCCGGTGGATGGGAACGCGCCGCGGGATCCTGCGGTCGCGCAGTGGTGTGCCGCTGCAGCGATTCTCTGAAGCCGACGGGCTTCCCGGACCGGTGATCTACAGTCTGGCCGAGACGCGCGCGATTGACGGAACGTCCCGTGTCGTCGCTGGCACGTCGAACGGCGTCGCGTACTTCGACGGGGTGAAGTTCGTCCGCCTGACGCTTCCTGCCGGCATCGCTCCGCTCGGCCTGATGGTGACGGCGACAACCGGCGCGGATAGCATACCCGAACTCTGGGTGGCGTCGTCGCTCGGCGGTGTGGCGCGATACCGCGCCGGCGTATGGACCGCGTTCACGGCGCGCGAAGGTCTCGACAGCCCCGATGCGCAGTACCTGACCGCCGCGCCAGGTGCGCCCGGAGCGCGCGTGTTCGTGGCGGGCGTCGGCGGTGTGTACGCGCTCGACGTAACGGAGCAACGTTTCGTACGACTTGCCGGCTCTCCCAATCGTGCCAATCGCGTCGAAGCAGTGCCCTCGGCGTCTGGTGGGCTGACGCTGTGGGCTGGCACCACCGACGGTCAGCTGTACGAGAGGCGCGGTGACGCCGAGTGGCGCGCGATCCCGTCGAGCATCTCCGAGCGCCGCGGAACGGTCACCCTGCTGCGCGCGGTCCCGCGCCACGCCGGTGGTGCTGCCGTGTACATCTCGGCGCGTGGCGGTCATCTCTCCCGACTGTCCATCGGCGTGGCTGGCACCGTCGATCTGCAAGCCGGTGGCTACGAAGAACAGCTGGTGTCGGTGTTGGCCGTGCCAGGCGCGGGTGGCCGCGATGATGTTTGGATGGGATCGTCGCGCTCGGGCTTGATGCACGTGACATCAAACGGTCGGATCGAGCGGCTGCTGCGACCGAATGGCACCTCGTACGGCACGGTGCGCGAGATTGGGTTCTCGAGCCTCGAACCGGCGCTGCCGCGCGGGGCGACGCCGTCGTTGGTAGCGGAGCGCCTGATCTTCGTGGCCGACGGTCGCGTATTTGCACGGCGCGATCGATCGATTGCAGCTATAGGAGACGGGCTGGACGATCGAATCGTGCATCGCGTGCGACGGCTGACGCTTCCTGATGGTCGCAACGCTCTTGTGGCGGGTACCGACCGGGGACTCTTCGAGTGGAACGGGACGCGCTGGACGCCGTCATCGCTTCCGGTAGTCGGCTCGGTGACTGGACTGGCATCAGGCGACGTGAAGGGGATGCCCGTGGTCTACGCCGGCGGTGCACACGTCGTGTACCGCCTCACGACGTCTGGCCGCGTGGTCGAGCGTATTCCTGATGTCGGTGCGCGCGCGCTCGGCACCGGCGTGGTCAGCGAGATCTGTCGGCTCCCGGTGGGCGCGTCGTCGCATCTGTTCGCCCTCGACAGCGAGCGCGGCGTCTTCTGGCGGCACGAGGACGCAGGCGGGGTGTGGTCACTCTTGCCGTCGCGACTCTTGTCGCTCACCAACTCCCTCGGTCCGACCTCGATGCGTTGCGGTCAGAACGGTCTCCTGCTGATCTCGACGCTCACCGGTTTGATCACGCTCGAGGTGACGAAGCCGGATACGGCGCTGTGGCGCGTTGCCACGCAGGTCTCCGAGTCGGATGGGCTTCCCTCGAGCGAAGTGTCCTCCGTGTCGATCGGTGGGTCGCCCAATGTGGCCTGGGTCGGCACATCCGCCGGACTGGGTGTCGTGGATCTGACGGCGGCGCGCCGGCAGCTTCCTGCCCGACTCGAGTTGCGCGCGACGGCCGGAGCGACCGGACGTGAGCTCTCGGATGACCTCGACCTCGATCCCGACGAGAACGACCTGCACGTCGAGCCGATGCTCTTCACGTATCACCGTGAGGAAGAAACGCGATATCGCGTGCGGCTGCATCGGCGCAGCGCTTTCTTCGGCGCTGGTGGTGACGTTGACGGCGGCGGCGGTGACTCGATCGGCATCGCCGAGAGCGTTGCCGATGCACGGCGCTCGGTGTGGCTCGATGCGCCGAACCGGTACTATCTGGATCTCGAGTCCGGTGACTACGTCCTCGAAGCATGGGCGTACGACTGGGCCGGTCGCGAGTACGGACCCGTGCGGCGCTCGTTCTCCGTGCGTGCGCCGGTCTGGCGGACATGGTACGCAATCGGACTGTACGCCGCGTTGGCCGTCTTGCTAGTGATTGCCGCCTTCCGCTGGCGGGTGAATGTCATCCGCAGCAACGGGTTGCGGCTGCTGGAGAGCGAACGCCGGCTGCGCGACAGCGAGCGGAAGTTTCGCACGATCTTCGATCGAGCGATGGATGCGCAGTTGCTGGTGGATGACGGTCGCGTGGTCACCGGAAATGGCATGGCGGCCACGCTGTTCGGCGTGTCGATGCCGGAGCAGCTGCAGAACCGGCCGCTGGACGAACTGCTGTCGCTGCCGCCGAGCAAAGAGGTGGGTACGCCCCCGCCGCAGGAATTCACGGTGCGGCGCGGCGATGCCGACGTTCCGGTGCAGTGCACCGTCACCGCGGTACCGAACGAAGGCGGCCTGCTGCGCCACCTTGTGATCCGCGATCTCAGCCTGGTGCGTCAGGCCGAAGCGGAAAAGGCCTGGTTCGAGGCGCAGATCCGCGAAGCGCAGAAGCTCGAATCCCTCGGTACGCTCGCCGGCGGCGTCGCGCACGACTTCAATAATCTGCTCGGGGTTATCCGTGGCAACGCCGAACTCGCCAAAAGCGCCTTGCGAAAGGGGCGTAGCAACGAGGAGAATCTCGGGGCGATTCTGGATGCCAGCGATCGCGCGCGCGACGTCGTCCGGCAGATCCTCACCTTCAGCCGACGGTCCACGCCGACGCGCGAATACGTGAATCTGTCGCGACTGGTCCTCGATCTGCAGCCGCTGTTGCGTCGCATGATTCCGCGCACGGTGACGCTGGTGATCGAAGGCGCGGAACACTCGCAGTTGATGATGGGCGATCCCACACAGCTACAGCAGCTGCTGCTCAATCTGGTGTCGAATGCCGAGTACGCGATGCGCGACAAGACCGATGGCGTGCTCACGATTACGCTGTCGTCGCGTATCGTGCCCGAGTCGTCACCAGCGCCACACGGATCGGTCGTGGTGCTGCAGGTTCGCGACACAGGCGACGGCATGTCGGCCGACGTGCGACACCGCATCTTCGAGCCCTTCTTCACCACGAAGCCGACCGGCGAAGGCACCGGGCTGGGCATGGCAGTGCTGCACGGCATCGTGGTGTCACACCTGGGTCGTGCCGATGTAATGAGCGAGATCGGCCAGGGCACCACGTTCGAGCTCCTGTTTCCGCGTGCGATCATCGAGGGGCTGTGGGACGAAGAAGTCGATGAAGCCGAGATGATTACGGAGTTCGACGCCGAGGACGAGATGTCGACGGAGGCATACGGGAGCGCCATGGAAGCGGACGAGAACGATGTGCTCGAACAGAGTCCCTACGCCGGCGCCTGCCTGGTCGTGGTGGATGACGAGCCCGGCGTATCGCGCGTGGTGGAGCGCGCGCTGCAGCACTATGGACATGTCGTGCACGTGTTTTCGCAGCCCGAGGCGGCGCTCACATTCATTCAGGGGCAGCCATCAGCGGTAGACCTGCTGATCACCGATCAGACGATGCCGGTCATGACGGGCGATATGCTGGCCGAGGCCGTGCACACGCTGCGCCCGGACATGCCAGTGTTGATCCTCACGGGCTTCAGCCATCGGCTCACACCGGAGCGGATTGCGGCGTCTCGCGCGCATGCGGTGTTGCTCAAACCCGTGGCACTCGATGACCTGCGGAAGTCGGTGGACGACGCGCTGGCGAGTGTGCGAGGTTAG
- a CDS encoding DUF5916 domain-containing protein, whose product MICLARVAARLRSPRTLAVVLAALGGLCINSLGAQPSPKVARAVRLARAPRIDGRLDDAAWSRIEPITDFLQRQPAEGQAPTEATEVFIAYDAEALYVGARMRRRDPKDLARAVTRRDGFGNAEKFTITFDPQMDRRTAVGFGVSVAGVRSDFRHTQDDDMRGRESQYDPVWTAATREDASGWTAEMRIPFSQLRFPKAERQRWGMQIDRWMPDKNEDVQWAMVSPRETGYVSRFGTLEGLDGVSPTRPVEFMPYVAGDATRRATTSTENPLNRPFAGRMGLDAKTALGSSLTLDATVNPDFGQVEADPAEVNLSAFETFFDERRPFFTEGSEMVRGNGAQYFYPRRIGAAPHGSATGDFVDVPRSSTILGAAKLTGRLPSRLSIGAVTAVTAAEQARVFRADSGVTNAVQVEPRSAYGVLRLQQEIGSQASTIGASFSTVQRSVGGQSALAALLARESYFGGADWRIRFQQGKYAISGFVAGSHVAGDTASIRRLQVANSRLFQRPDRRTTVYDALKTSLSGYSAQLRADKDAGQHILAGAEVKIESPGFEINDLGRLQSTDDIEYNADVQIRETTPGRFLQNWRLGFETRGAWNFERTHQLNTWSQNSSATLKNFWNLNVRSTIALATVDDAITRGGPYMGLPREFRQEFRINNPFGARTGWRVNGGYGVDEFGAWRRNVSGQVTLRPSPRVSVSMEPTVQSGTEPRQYVTRIAGGTRTFGNRYVFAFIDRTTISTKLRANYAFSPNLSLEAYAEPFVATGRYSRMGELSAPRSRMLREYGTDGTTITTDSAGTRTITDGTQSFTVGNRDFNILSFRSNMVMRWEWTPGSTFFLVWQQNRRTAEAFGDPARARDLFRTTRASGDNFLAVKVSYWLPVRLGGRR is encoded by the coding sequence GTGATCTGTCTGGCCCGTGTTGCTGCCCGTCTCCGTTCCCCCCGCACGCTCGCGGTCGTCCTCGCAGCGCTCGGCGGCCTGTGTATCAACAGCCTCGGCGCCCAGCCTTCGCCCAAAGTCGCCCGTGCCGTGCGCCTCGCACGGGCCCCACGGATAGACGGTCGCCTCGACGACGCCGCATGGTCCCGCATTGAGCCCATCACCGATTTCCTGCAGCGACAACCCGCCGAAGGCCAAGCGCCGACCGAAGCCACCGAAGTCTTCATCGCCTACGACGCCGAAGCACTGTACGTCGGTGCGCGCATGCGCCGCCGCGACCCCAAGGACTTGGCCCGAGCGGTCACGCGACGCGACGGGTTCGGCAACGCGGAAAAGTTCACCATTACCTTCGATCCGCAGATGGACCGCCGCACCGCCGTCGGCTTCGGCGTGTCGGTGGCGGGCGTCCGCTCGGACTTCCGGCACACGCAGGACGATGACATGCGCGGGCGCGAGAGCCAATACGACCCGGTCTGGACGGCAGCGACGCGGGAGGACGCCAGTGGGTGGACCGCGGAAATGCGCATCCCCTTCTCGCAGCTCCGGTTCCCCAAGGCCGAGCGGCAGCGATGGGGGATGCAGATCGATCGCTGGATGCCTGACAAGAATGAAGACGTCCAGTGGGCGATGGTCTCGCCGAGAGAGACAGGCTACGTCTCGCGCTTCGGTACGCTCGAAGGCCTTGATGGCGTATCGCCGACGCGCCCCGTGGAGTTCATGCCGTATGTGGCCGGCGACGCCACGCGGCGCGCGACCACGAGTACCGAGAATCCGCTCAATCGGCCCTTCGCTGGTCGGATGGGACTGGACGCCAAGACGGCGTTGGGCTCCAGTCTCACCCTTGATGCGACCGTCAATCCGGACTTCGGGCAAGTGGAAGCCGACCCGGCCGAGGTGAACCTCAGCGCCTTCGAGACCTTCTTTGACGAACGCCGTCCGTTTTTTACCGAAGGCAGCGAGATGGTCCGCGGCAACGGCGCGCAGTACTTCTATCCGAGACGTATCGGCGCAGCGCCGCATGGCTCCGCGACCGGTGACTTTGTCGACGTGCCCCGCAGCAGCACCATCCTTGGCGCCGCGAAGCTCACCGGGCGATTGCCGAGCCGTCTGTCGATTGGCGCGGTGACGGCCGTGACCGCCGCCGAGCAGGCCCGCGTGTTCCGTGCCGACTCCGGCGTCACGAATGCCGTGCAAGTCGAGCCACGGTCAGCCTACGGCGTGCTTCGCCTGCAGCAGGAGATCGGATCGCAGGCCTCGACGATCGGTGCGTCCTTCAGCACCGTGCAACGCTCCGTCGGCGGTCAGTCGGCACTGGCGGCACTGTTGGCGCGCGAGAGCTACTTCGGCGGCGCCGACTGGCGCATCCGTTTCCAACAAGGCAAGTACGCCATCAGCGGGTTTGTGGCGGGCTCGCATGTCGCCGGTGACACGGCGTCAATCCGACGGCTCCAGGTCGCGAACTCGCGCCTCTTTCAGCGCCCCGATCGCCGCACGACCGTGTACGACGCGCTCAAGACCTCTCTGTCGGGATACTCGGCGCAACTGCGCGCCGACAAGGATGCGGGCCAGCACATTCTGGCAGGCGCCGAAGTCAAGATCGAGTCGCCCGGCTTCGAGATCAACGATCTGGGTCGTCTGCAATCGACCGATGATATCGAGTACAACGCCGACGTGCAGATCCGCGAAACCACACCCGGACGGTTCTTGCAGAACTGGCGACTCGGCTTCGAAACGCGAGGCGCGTGGAACTTCGAGCGCACACACCAGCTGAATACGTGGTCGCAGAACAGCAGTGCCACGCTCAAGAACTTCTGGAATCTCAACGTACGCTCCACCATCGCCCTCGCCACCGTCGACGACGCGATCACGCGCGGCGGGCCCTACATGGGACTGCCCCGTGAGTTCCGGCAGGAGTTCCGGATCAACAACCCGTTCGGCGCCCGCACCGGATGGCGCGTGAACGGTGGCTATGGCGTCGACGAATTCGGCGCGTGGCGCCGCAACGTGTCGGGGCAAGTCACGCTACGGCCGTCGCCGCGAGTGTCGGTGTCCATGGAACCTACGGTGCAATCGGGAACCGAACCTCGGCAGTACGTCACGCGCATTGCGGGTGGTACGCGCACGTTCGGCAATCGCTATGTGTTTGCCTTCATCGATCGTACCACGATCTCCACGAAACTGCGCGCCAACTACGCGTTTTCACCCAACCTGTCACTCGAGGCCTACGCTGAACCGTTCGTGGCGACTGGGCGCTACTCCCGTATGGGCGAACTGTCGGCACCTCGTAGCCGCATGCTCCGCGAGTACGGCACCGATGGAACTACCATAACTACGGACTCCGCGGGAACACGCACGATCACCGATGGCACACAGTCCTTCACCGTCGGCAATCGCGACTTCAACATTCTGTCATTCCGCTCCAACATGGTGATGCGCTGGGAATGGACGCCGGGCAGCACCTTCTTTCTGGTCTGGCAGCAGAACCGACGGACCGCCGAGGCGTTTGGCGACCCCGCCCGAGCGCGCGATCTGTTCCGCACCACCCGCGCCAGCGGGGACAACTTCCTGGCCGTCAAAGTCAGCTACTGGCTTCCCGTCCGTCTCGGGGGACGCCGCTGA